One part of the Chiloscyllium plagiosum isolate BGI_BamShark_2017 unplaced genomic scaffold, ASM401019v2 scaf_4542, whole genome shotgun sequence genome encodes these proteins:
- the LOC122548197 gene encoding interferon-inducible GTPase 5-like: protein MATGSRVSKLKDMFETNAEEQVDQRRQRSFEKYQTSTALSEESNLTKLSHLQLDPAGDEAMLSDLKKSGSDHIFSNARKFMALFKTGGLDSVILEIQSELKRFQDTVVHIAVTGESGTGKSSFINALRGVSDTDMEAAGIGEMETTMEPTKYKYPNRVRVAIWDLPGIGTPNFQAATYLERVEFDRYDLFLIVSTTRFKENDMFLAKAIQERGKKFYFIRNKIDQDLKSKERRSMSQYDQKEALRELYKSSLDNLTKGGIESPQIFLISCWYMEKFHFEALLEVLEQGLPDLKRRLFSYSLPNVTSKVIDRKKVVMLSEIWKDAFYSAVAAAAPVPGLTTAYNITSLVTKLSQCRADFGLDDNSLRRLANRMRNRPEELKLVVQSTFGVEVSAGLIQNELSKLSGPVGKLQKAVKYLPFVRQVTAGKSTYTATYSLLKTAIEEMAEDAKRVIVTAFSEN, encoded by the coding sequence ATGGCCACTGGCAGCAGGGTGTCGAAATTGAAGGATATGTTTGAGACAAATGCTGAGGAACAAGTTGATCAAAGAAGGCAGCGTAGCTTTGAGAAGTATCAGACTTCAACGGCTCTCTCTGAAGAGTCTAATCTGACAAAGTTGAGTCATCTTCAACTGGATCCAGCTGGTGATGAGGCAATGCTGTCAGATCTGAAAAAGTCTGGGAGTGACCATATTTTCTCCAATGCAAGGAAATTCATGGCTTTGTTTAAGACAGGCGGATTAGACTCAGTCATTCTTGAAATACAGTCAGAATTGAAGAGGTTTCAGGATACAGTGGTTCACATTGCAGTGACCGGAGAATCAGGCACTGGGAAATCATCTTTCATTAACGCCTTACGGGGTGTCAGTGACACTGATATGGAAGCTGCTGGAATAGGTGAAATGGAAACAACCATGGAACCTACAAAGTATAAGTATCCGAACCGGGTCAGAGTGGCTATCTGGGACCTTCCTGGGATTGGAACACCGAATTTCCAAGCTGCCACGTATTTGGAGCGTGTGGAGTTTGACCGATATGATCTCTTCCTAATCGTCAGCACCACTCGCTTTAAAGAGAACGATATGTTCCTGGCTAAGGCAATTcaggagaggggaaagaaattttATTTCATCCGCAACAAGATAGATCAAGATTTGAAGTCTAAGGAACGACGCAGCATGTCACAATATGACCAGAAGGAAGCTCTCAGGGAATTATACAAATCCTCCTTGGACAATTTAACAAAGGGCGGGATTGAATCCCCTCAAATCTTCCTGATCTCCTGTTGGTACATGGAGAAATTTCACTTCGAGGCACTCCTTGAGGTTTTGGAACAGGGCCTTCCAGATCTCAAGAGACGTCTCTTCTCATACTCTCTACCCAATGTCACCTCCAAAGTCATAGACAGGAAGAAAGTAGTCATGTtgagtgaaatctggaaggaTGCTTTTTACTCAGCTGTAGCTGCTGCGGCCCCAGTCCCGGGTCTGACCACAGCCTACAACATTACCTCGTTGGTCACAAAACTCTCCCAATGTCGCGCCGACTTTGGGCTGGATGATAATTCCCTCCGGAGACTGGCAAACAGAATGAGGAATAGACCAGAGGAGCTCAAATTGGTCGTGCAGTCCACATTTGGGGTGGAGGTGTCTGCAGGACTCATTCAAAATGAGCTTTCCAAACTGTCAGGGCCAGTGGGtaagctgcagaaagctgtgaaATACCTGCCTTTTGTTCGGCAGGTGACAGCAGGGAAAAGTACTTATACCGCAACATATTCCTTGCTGAAGACAGCTATTGAGGAGATGGCAGAAGATGCCAAAAGGGTGATTGTGACAGCCTTCAGTGAGAACTAG